Sequence from the Fusarium oxysporum Fo47 chromosome VI, complete sequence genome:
TTGACGGTGGGAACGACGAGAGGCACGAGAGGATCGCGACGGTAGTTCTTTGCGTTAGAGAAGACAGGAATATCGGCCTTGATGAACTCGAGCTCTGTAGACACATAAAGTTAGTGATCAGTTATTGCTGGTACGTGATAGAGAGGGATATACCAATATCGCCAGCGACGTCAGAGTCAAGGCCACTGAAGACAACATCACagtccttgaactcctcAGCCTTGCATTCTCTCACAACCATCTCGGCAATATCGCCCATGGGCGCGGCCTGCTTCCATCGGACGGCATCCTTGTACTTCTTGCCGGCAGAGCGAGATGAGGCGCCGATGGCATGGAGGGTGAGGTATGGGTGCtgagcgaggaggaggatgaagcgCTGGCCTACAGAGCCAGTGGCGCCGAGAACACCTATATATGAATTAGTATTTGATGTTTGATACGTGTGTAGAGGTGGACATGAGAAGAGATAGTGGTGCGAAATCGGATGGAGGGGGAGTATTGACGGCGACATACCGCACTTCTTGGTAGGGAATTGAGAAGCCATTGTCGGTGTATATATGTTATAGAATCAATGAGAGACTCTTGACGGGGAAGAGGTCAAGAGACTCAGTCAAAGATACGTTGGGGGGGGGGTTGCTGATGTTTAAATTTTGGCGTTGAAGCGAGTGAGTCTAATGAAAGTACCGAGTAGTATATAACCCCGCCAAACTTCCGACCCCGTCATCGGAGCTGAGTCGCCGTATTTCAACAAGTGTAACCCCACTATGGCATGAGAATGCTCTCATGCATGGGTCGAGTTTATCGTCGAATTAAAAGCTTCAGTTTTTCAATTGGTCGCATCTAGAACGTTTATTAATGACTGGCAAAACACATTTTAAAAGACTCATTGAACTGATAAGTAAGAAAAACCCTCCGAAGAGTTATAATTCGACCCGAAGCATTATGTCATGCACCTCTATCCCGAGGATGTCCCAGTATTGATTGTGAGCTTGTTCAAGCTTCACCCTTCCTTCATGTAACCAATTTCTCAAATGCCACGCATATGAATGAATGAAACGCCAGTTCATGCACATTAGAACCTCCAAAAACCTCCCTCCGTCCGTCTCAAAACTTGACTGccatgtcttgtcttgtcgaTCGCGATTTAAGGTTCAATTGCGCTCTCTCGTTCATCGTTGGAGTAAATTCGGAACtggacgaagatgatgagatcctcAGCAATGGTGCCCAGAGAGCCAAGCAACCAAGGAAGCGCGTTCAGCAAGTACTTCTTGTCTTGGGAGTAGGCTACCAGGCTGATACCATAAGTGAGGTTTCCGCTCATTGAGAGCATAAAGAAAAGCAATGCGAGACCTGCAGATTATTAGTCTCGTCCATTGACTGCAAGCATGGATCAACATACCCTCGCATGACTTTTCCCGATGGTTCTTGATAATTTGGGGAATTCGAGCACAGAGATAGAGCGCTGCGCTGATGTATCCCAGAATAAGTCCAGCAAGCTCCATTGGGCTCTGGGCCTCCTCAGGCGCGTCGGGGGTACCAGGGTCACCGCTCTCCCAAGCACCGACCTTGTACGAGACAAACCAGCCAGCGAACCCAATGACGTATACAGCGAGCAGGCTCAGGGTGTTGTGAAGCCAAGGCTTGCTATCGGGGGTTTCGTCTTCGCCTGTCACAATCTTCCTCAATGGGTCCATCGAGGACTCGGTATGTGTCGCATGGCGGCGCTGAGACCCAGGGAGGCCAAAAGAAGAGCTGCGTCTACGGGACCCGTTGATCAGAGGAGACTCTTCTGTAGGATCACTTGATCGACGTTCCCCGGCGCGACTCGCTCGGCGGGCATTAAGGGCATTGTAGTAGACGGCCTGGCCGATGAGGACGATATCGGCAATGCAGAAGTATCCTGCCAGGGCAATTGCAGTGGGAGCTAGGTGGGTGAACAAGGCTCCTAGAAAGCAGTTAGCTAAACTGAAAGTTGGCGTGGTGGCAAGCCACTTCTAGCCGACGTCAAATTTTTTGACCAGGGCGTCAGACAATGGCGTAGCAATGGTATTTGTCTCTGTGCCCAAGACAAATTTTGATTTTGGGGGATTTAGGTAGGAATGAGAACTAACCGATGAGATTTGTGATATCGCCCAAGAGCCAGACGACCAGAAAGGCCATGCTGAGGCCATCGGCGCTCTTGGCCTTGTAATTGGCGAACAATTGGGGTAACTGCAGAGCATCGTTAGCCAAGATGGGGGAGAATTAAGGGTCGCGCATGCAATTGAGATCGCGAATGCGAATGCAACACAAGGACGCGCgaatgagagaagagagagggaCGCACGAGGAGACATATCCAAGAGGTCAAGCTGATGCTACCAAAAATGCCCGACAGAGCCAACGTGACCGGTAACGCATGCGCCGCAGCGGCGATTGAGGTTGAAGCCAGCAGCGGCATCGTCGTCGTTTTCGAAGGAGTCGAAGAGGGTAaatcgagaaggagaaggagaatgagaagaggTTTAGATAAGGTAGATCAGATCAAgtagaagaggaagagggtgGTGCGACAAAGGTGGGTATCACGAGGGCAGCCAGCTACAAAGAGAGATCGAGTGTAGGAAGCGAGTAAGCAAGTAAATGTAGATCCAATTCCAGAAGAGGTTCTGTTCTGATTCAGAGTTTACTCGAAACCTGGTCAAGATTCAGAGCTTGTTCTTCTGATTGCCGTCTGAAGACAAGAAAGAGTAAGATAGAGCAAAAATATTTCAATAAGCAACAAAGTTTAATGTTCCACGAACAACGGTTAACCATACCAAACCCAAGCAAGGCAAAGCACTGCAGACACAGGCTCAGATAAGGAGATCCCCAGGTCAGTCCCGTTGTCGGGTTCAACAGTGGAGGTCTTATCGATCCGTTTGGTAACTGGTCATCGTGTATTGGCCAGTTGAGGAGCGCTTATCGTTCAAAGTGACGCACTGGGCTTGGAGATCTTGTGAGCTAAAATATGGAGAACTCGCAGCCATTTCAAGGCGCGTGAGTCTTTTTGTGTGAGCCTGTCCTGTGAGATGCAGGGTCTATCTTCGATAAGAGGCCGATTGACTCTTATCATGATAGTACTAAGGTATCCATCCAGTGCAAGGACATATGAACTAAACTCATGGTATTGACAACTCATGCAGTAACCCCTAGTCTAAATACTTTGCATAACTCTACTGCTTTGATGATAAACCATCAACCTCAGCTCCTCAAACTAGAGCAAATCTCAGCGGCCTCAGCTCCATTCTTCCCAGCCACTTTCAATGTTTCACCGTAGAGCGGCACATGCCCACCATGATTCGCTGTAAGCTTGCCTATCCCGCCTCCAGTAGCTAGACCCCTGACAACTCATGAGCAACTATCGATCGTGCTCCAGGACTAACGTAAACATAGGCAACCTTAGCCAACCGCTTCGCGCTCAGCTCTCCAGCTTCAAACGCCTTGGTCCAATCTAGAATTCGCCTCTTCCTACTCCGTAACCTTGAGCTTAAGCGTGTTCATCTTTTAACATCTCCACTTCCCTCTCAAAGCTTTGATTCTGTTCCCTTCATTTTGTGACTGATAAACCCACTGCATTCCATAGCTTCAGATCTAGCGACCGCCCTCATTCTGTTATGATGAAGCTCCTCTCAGCTGGCGCGCTGGCTCTTGGCCTCGCTAACTTGCCTGGCACTTTTGCTTGGGGCAGTCAGTTCATTAATTCATCATAAAACAATTGTTTAATAAGCTCACACATCACAGGTCTCGGTCATATCACCACCGCTTACCTCGCCAGTCACTTTGTCGCAAACACCACCGAGGCTCACCTCAAGTATATTCTCTATAATGACGAGGAAGACTACCTCGCAAAAATAGCATCATGGGCCGACTCGATTCGCTACACAGATTGGGGTCGATACACCAAAACCTTTCACTTCATCGACGCTCATGACAGCCCTCCTAACAAGTGTGACGTCGACTTTGAGCGTGATTGCAAGGACGATGGTTGTGTCCTCACCGCCCTCAAGAACTACACCCAGCAATCAGTTGAGCCTCAGTTGCCCTTCTGGCAGCGCAACCAGGCCGCCAAGTTCGTTGTTCACTTTATCGGAGATCTTCACCAGCCTCTACATAACGAAGATGTCGAAAAGGGAGGTAACGGTCTCTCAGTAACGTTTGATGGCCGCACATTCAACCTCCACCACGTCTGGGACAGCTCTATTGCTGAGAAGCTGTTGGGTGGTCTGCACGGCGACCCCTTCAAGCTCG
This genomic interval carries:
- a CDS encoding PQ loop repeat-domain-containing protein: MPLLASTSIAAAAHALPVTLALSGIFGSISLTSWICLLLPQLFANYKAKSADGLSMAFLVVWLLGDITNLIGALFTHLAPTAIALAGYFCIADIVLIGQAVYYNALNARRASRAGERRSSDPTEESPLINGSRRRSSSFGLPGSQRRHATHTESSMDPLRKIVTGEDETPDSKPWLHNTLSLLAVYVIGFAGWFVSYKVGAWESGDPGTPDAPEEAQSPMELAGLILGYISAALYLCARIPQIIKNHREKSCEGLALLFFMLSMSGNLTYGISLVAYSQDKKYLLNALPWLLGSLGTIAEDLIIFVQFRIYSNDERESAIEP
- a CDS encoding phospholipase C/P1 nuclease domain-containing protein, which produces MMKLLSAGALALGLANLPGTFAWGSLGHITTAYLASHFVANTTEAHLKYILYNDEEDYLAKIASWADSIRYTDWGRYTKTFHFIDAHDSPPNKCDVDFERDCKDDGCVLTALKNYTQQSVEPQLPFWQRNQAAKFVVHFIGDLHQPLHNEDVEKGGNGLSVTFDGRTFNLHHVWDSSIAEKLLGGLHGDPFKLANNWASQLAVEITDGKFAEAKDAWLKDLDFSDPISTALAWSREANALVCTHVLPEGADAIVGQELGGEYFEKAAPVIEEQVAKAGYRMAAWLDKIVEAYKDVEQKQMSEEL